AGACTCTCCGTCTTTCCCGTATCACGGAAGAGCCTTCGTGCCTCCTCATCAAAAAGTTCAGGGTGAATGAGATATGTTCTCGTCGCCTCCTCGGCGAGGGGACTATCGAGATAGACATCCGGAGGAGAGAGTCTTCCCTCTCGAACGAGCCGGCTGAGGATATAAAGGATATCCTGAGTCCTTCCTATCGCAAAGGCAGGGATGATGACATTCCCTCCCCGATGAAACGTCGTCGTTATCGCCTCGACAAGTTCATCAATAGTCTCGGTCATACCCTTATGGAGACGGTCTCCGTAGGTCGATTCCATGACGACATAATCAGCCCCTGCGGGAGGAGAAGGATCGCGAATGATAGGGTTCCCCTTTCTCCCGATATCTCCTGAGAAGACGATCTTCTTTTCCCGGAATCCGTCCCGAAACCATATCTCGAGACTGCCGGAACCGAGGATGTGCCCCGCATCGAGGAACCTGTATCGTATTCCTTTTCCCGTATCTCCCTTCGTTCCATAGGGCACCCTGTTGAGAAGGGGCAGCATCTCCTTCACATCAGTAATGGTATATAAAGGCTGAACTGGTGCTCTCCCCGCCCGCAGCGCTTTTTTTGTCTGCCCTTCTGCGTCTCCTTCCTGAATGTGCGCGGAATCGGAGAGCATCAGATCGACGAGATCCGCGGTTGCGGGCGTGGTTATTATCTTCCCCCGGAAACCCTCCTTGACGAGTCTCGGCAGAAGTCCGCTGTGGTCGATATGGGCATGCGTCAGGAAAAGGCAATCGACTTTCTCAGGAGGGAATGCAAAGGGCTCCCTGTTGACGGCAGCGGAATCTTCGCCCTGAACCATGCCGCAGTCTATGAGCATTCTCGTTTCCTGCGTCTCCGCAAGGAAGCAGGTCCCGGTAACGGTCTTCACTCCACCGAGAAATCGTATCCTCACACGGTTACCCCGTCTAGCCTCTTGATGCCTGCCTTTACGGCCAAGGTTATCGCCGTTCTATATTCGCTCCCTGTTATCCTTCTGTCGAGCGGAGGGTTTTCCTTTGCCCGGTAGCAGGGATGATACTGATCCATGATGTTCAGATACGTATCAGGAGAGATATCTTGAGAAAGGAACCGCACGACTTCATCTGTCCCGGCCATGTTCTCAGGAAGGACAAGGTGCCTCACGAGCAGCCCTCTCACCGCGATTCCCCTTTCATCGAGGATGAGGTCGCCGACCTGCCGGTGCATCTCCTTTATCGCGGTCTTCGCCGCTTCCGGGTATCCCTCCGCGCCTGAGTATTTGAGCGACAGGAGGGTGTCGGCATACTTGAGGTCCGGCATGTAGATATCAACGATGCCGTCGAGTATCTCCAGAGCCTGAAGGGATTCATAGCCGCCGCAATTGTAGACTATCGGCAGCTTCAGTCCTTCTCCTTTTGCCGCTGTGAGGGCTTCGAGCATCATCGGCATCTGATGAGTCGGCGTTACAAAGTTTATATTGTGACACCCCATGTCCTGAAGCTCCATCATGATCCCTGCGAGTTTATCTATCGAGAGTTCGGTTCCTTCGCCCTGATGGCTTATCGTCCAATTCTGACAGAAGAGACAGCCGAGGTTACACCGGCTGAAAAAGATGGTGCCCGAGCCGAACCGGCCCACGAGGGGCCTCTCTTCGCCGAAATGAGGTCCCCAGCTTGAAACGAGAGGTTTGTCTAAGACTCTGCAGAAGCCCCGCTCACCTCCGGTTCTGTCCACGGCACACCTCCTCGGACAGAGCACGCACTTTTTTATCAGCCCTCCGGCCAGAAGAGCCTTCCTTTGTAGCTTGCTCGATGAGAGACGGAGGTATGCCGCCATCATATTATTATGATAACAGAATTTCTTAATAGGTCATTGAAAATACAGGATGCGGCATATATAATGATGGATAGGAGTTTCTATGGAAGAAACCAGATATTGCCTCTGTTGCGGAGAGAATGTTCCCTTCAATTCCGTAGAACGGTTCGAAAAGCGCGAGCTCACCTGCGTCTATTGTGGATTTGTCCTTGATGTCCAGAAGCTCTGGGGATCTTCCGGAGTCGGCAAAGGGTATACGCTTATTGCTGAGGATGCGCAATACATCAGGAAAATTATATCGGAAGCGCTCGAGGCGAGGAGATTTTCTGCTCAAGTGATGACCTTCGAGAATGGCCTTGAGCTGGTGAGCGAATACTCAAAGTTGTTCTCTCAAGACGCCTCCATAAACGTGGTAATCATTGACCTCAATATGCCCGTCATGGACGGGATAACGACGGCAAGGACGATCAGGGCGATGGAAGCTCAGCACGGAAAAGCACCTGCCCCGATCGTTTTCTTCTCCTCAATGAAGGCCGACGATGCACTCAGGGCCCAGATGGACCTTCTGAAGCCGGCATCGTACATGAACAAGGGCTCGGACCCGGATCCTGAAAGGCTTGTCGAAAGAGTGGAGCAGCTTGTCGGATATCTCGTAGAGAAGTACAAGAAAGGATCGTAAGCCCTCCCGTCTTCCCCTTAGGTAGATGGAGGAGCGCCGCTTTTTTCGGAGCGCCTTCCTCTATTTGAAAGCCTTCTCTGTTTTAAGGTATAGTAAAAAATTGTCACCATGCAGGACCGCATAGTCATTAAAGGAGCACGGGAGCACAACCTCAAGAACATTGACGTGACCATTCCGAGGGAGAAGGTCACTGTCATTACTGGCCCCTCCGGATCCGGGAAATCGTCGCTTGCCATAGACACCGTGTATGCCGAGGGCCAGAGGCGGTATGTCGAAAGCCTCTCCGCATACGCTCGGCAGTTCCTTGAGCAGCTCCAAAGACCGGACGTTGATTCCATAGAGGGTCTTTCCCCGTCGATAGCGATAAATCAGAAAACGGTCACAAAGAGCCCCCGTTCGACCCTCGGGACGATTACGGAGATCTACGACTACATGCGTGTTCTCTATGCGAGGATCGGTAAACCCTACTGCTATAGCTGTGGCGGAGAGATCGCCACCCGGGATGTCCAGAGTATCATAGACTCCGTTATGGCGATGCCTCAGGGAACGAGGCTGCAGGTTCTCGCGCCCATTGTGAGAGAGCGAAAGGGTGAATATAAGAAAGAACTTGCCGAGATGAGGAGAGAAGGCTTCTTACGCGCGCGCATAGACGGCGGGATGGTCGATCTCACGGAAGATATTTCCCTGTCCAGGCACAAGCGGCATACCGTCGAGGTCGTCGTAGACAGGCTGATCATCAAACCCGGTGTCGGAAAGAAGATAAGCGTTGCGATAGATTCGGCGCTCAGACATGCGGACACAGTCGTGATCAACCTTGCTGATGAGCAAAGGGATATCCATTACAGCAGGATCATGGCATGCCAGAAATGCGGGGCGAGTTTCCCCGAGGTGAATCCGAGGCTCTTCTCGTTCAATAGCAGCTACGGGGCCTGCCCTCACTGCAACGGACTCGGTTATATAGGCATAACCGATGGCGAAGAAGAGCCGGACGTCGGCACCGTGGAGGAAATGCGATCGTGCAGAAGCTGTGAGGGGCTCAGGTTGAGAAAGGAGGCGCTGAGCGTAAGAATAGGAGCGAAGAACATCGGTGAATTCTCGAGGCTCACTGTGGAAGATGCACTCTCCTTTGTGAACGGTCTGACCCTCACCGAGCGGGAGAGATTCATCTCCTCTCGCGTCTTGAAGGAAGTGAGAGACAGGCTTTTGTTCCTCATAAGAGTCGGTCTCGGGTATCTCACTATCGACAGGCTTTCTCTTACCCTTTCCGGAGGGGAGGCGCAGCGGATACGCCTTGCGACGCAGATGGGTTCTTCTCTCACGGGGGTTCTCTATGTCCTCGATGAGCCGAGCATAGGCCTTCATCCTCGTGATTGTTCTCGACTCCTCGAGAGTCTCTCGGCAATTCGGGACGCCGGAAATACCGTGGTCGTGGTCGAGCACGATGAAGAGACGATGAGGTGGGCGGATTACATTATCGACATGGGACCGGGGGCCGGCTCGAGGGGAGGCTGGGTTGTGGCCGAAGGCGCGCCATCCGAAATAGAATCGAGGGAGACTTCCCTCACCGGGAAGTATCTGAAGGGTGAGCTCTTCATTTCCCTGCCTCGCTCGAGAAGAAGAGGGAAGGATTTTATCGAGATCAAGGGGGCGGAGGAGTTTAACCTGAGGGGGATCGACGTTGCCCTTCCCCTCGGGACGCTCACCTGCGTGACTGGTGTTTCCGGCTCTGGAAAGAGTACCCTCATCATCGAGATACTTTACAAGGCATTGATGAAGAGGCTTCATGGAAGCAGCCCGAGACCGGGCAGGCATGAGGCTCTCAGAGGCATTGAGAAGATAGATAGCGTCATCGCTGTGGACCAGGCACCGCTCGGAAGGACTCCGCGCTCCAACCCGGCGACGTATACGGGTATTTTCACCCACATCAGGGCGCTCTTTGCGCAGGTCCAGGAATCGAAGGTGCGGGGTTTCACACCCTCCCGGTTCAGCTTTAACCTGACAGGCGGGAGATGCGAGAAGTGCCACGGCGACGGGCTGCTGAAGGTCGCCATGCACTTTCTCCCCGATGCGTATCTCCAGTGCGATCTCTGCAAGGGGAAGAGATACAACAGAGAGACCCTTGCGGTACGATTCAAAGGGAAGGATATTTCAGAGGTCCTCGCACTCACTATCTCCGACGGACTCGAGTTCTTTTCCTCTGTTCCGGTTATTCGGCAGAAACTGGAACTCCTCGAGGACGTCGGACTCGGCTATCTCCAGCTTGGACAGCCCGCCCCGACCCTTTCCGGGGGAGAAGCGCAGAGACTGCGTCTCTCGAAGGAGCTTGCGAAGAGGTCGACGGGGAGCACCCTCTATATCCTCGATGAGCCTACAACGGGTCTTCACTTCTCCGACATTCAGCGGCTTCTCGATGTCCTGAACAGCCTTGTTGACAAAGGCAATACCGTTGTCGTCATCGAACATAACCTTGATGTGATGAAATCAGCGGATTATATCATAGACCTCGGACCGGAGGGCGGGGAGAAAGGGGGATTCTTAATCGCCTGCGGAACCCCCGAGGAAGTGAGCAGGAATCCTCTTTCGCATACCGGGAGATTCCTGAAGGAGAGACTTTCACATCACCCCTTCGTGAGTGCTGCATGATGCGGGGGTGCGATTTCCTTCATCTCAAATTCATGAGGGGAGAAGGCATCGCCCGGATTTTTCTCATCGCTGTTCTTTGTCTGCTCATGACGCTTCTTATTTCCTGTTCGCGGGGAAGAGAGCGAGTATTCAGAAAAAGCAAGATACTCATGGACACGATCGTGACGATCTCTGTGGCAGCGGAATCCGAGGATAAGGCAGAGAAGGCCATCGAGTCTGGATTTGCAGAGATCGACAGACTCGACAGAATGCTCAGTTTCTTCTCGGAGTCCAGTGAACTCTCGCGCATAAACAGAAATGCCGGTGTCGCGCCGGTCTCGGTATCACCGGAGACCCTCGAAGTAATGCAGAGAGCGCTTTACACATCGGCAAAGACGGGGGGGGCCTTTGATGTGACGATAGGCCCCGAGAGTTCTCAATGGGATTTTTACAAAAAAAAGAAGCCCGATGATGATGTCATCAGAGAAAGGCTGAGTCTCGTGGATTACAGGCAGATACAGATCAACGGGATAAAATCGACCATCTTCCTTCCGAAGAAGGGGATGCTTGCCGATCTCGGCGGAATAGCAAAAGGCTACGCTGCCGACCGTGCAGTGGAGGAGATGAAGAGGCGGGGAATAAGGGCAGGCCTTGTCGCTGTTGCGGGCGATATCAGGGCCTTCGGACGCAAACCCGGCGGATCGGGCTGGAAGGTAGGCATCAGAAATCCGAGGGCAAAAGGGAAGGACGACGAGATCATGGCGACCATGGAACTCGACGACATGGCCATCTCCACCTCAGGGGATTATGAGAGATATTTTATCGTTGATGGCGAGCGTTATCATCACATCCTCGACCCGAAGACCGGATATCCGGCCCGGGGATGCCGGAGCGTTACCGTCGTCGCACGGGATGGTGTTAACACGGATTCATTTTCCACCGGTGTCTTTGTCCTCGGCCCTGAAAAAGGTCTGGGGGTATTGAAGGAGATGGGATTTGACGGAGTGATCGTGGATAGTGACGGTGGGATTGAGACTACGCCTGGGTTGAGGAACAGGATTGAATTTCAGAGACACTCTTAACGGCACGACCCTCGCGGACAGACTCCTTTTCATGGCGCTGTTGCTCGCGTCTCTGCTCTCCCTGATTTTCGTGAAGGAAGTACTCCCCCATGCCAGCGAGGTGAGCATCGAGGTTGAGGGAAAGGTTCTGTACCGGTACCCGCTCGATGGAAACAGATTGGTAGCGGTCAGGAGCAGGTACGGTCACCTTGTTGTCGAGATCAGGGACAAGAAGGTCAGGGTGATCGACGCGTCATGCCCGAACAGACTCTGTGAAGAAGAAGGGTGGGTCAGCAGGGGAGCGATAATCTGCATTCCCAACAGGATTTCGGTTCTTGTCGGCAGTCCCGGAAAGGGCGACAGGACGGTTGATGCAATCACAGGATAGATACCGGATTGCCCTTCTTTCCGCCTATGCCGTTGCCCTTCACGGTTTTGAGAGCCTCATCCCCATGCCGATACCCTGGCTCAGGGTAGGCCTCGCGAACATAGTGACGCTCACGGCCCTTACGCTCTTCGGGTTCAGGGCTGCGATGATGGTAACGGTGATACGGGTGGTCCTCGCTTCTCTCCTCACCGGTTCATTCCTTGGACCGGGATTCGTACTGAGCCTGGGCGGGGGTGTTTTCGGAACATTCGCCATGGGCCTTACCTTCGCCCTCCTCCCTCGCATGTTCGGTCCTGTCGGTCTCAGCCTTATCGGGGCACTGTTCCACAATCTTGCGCAGCTCTTTCTAGCGTACCTCTTGTTTATCCAGAAGATCGAGCCGGTGATCTTCGTCGGGCCCATCCTTCTCCTCATTGGCACATTGACCGGTCTCATAAATGGTCTCGCAGCGGACCTCCTGATCAAAAGCTTGAAAAACCATGGGTATACCCTTCAAAATACCTGTGTATGAAGATCATCTGTCCGGCATGCAGAAGGACAACGACATGGGAGGAGAATCCCTGGAAGCCGTTTTGCTCGGAGCGGTGTAAATTCATCGACCTCGGCAAGTGGGCCTCTGAGGAGTATAGGATCCCCGGAGAAAAGGCCGGAGAGAATGCTGAAGAGAAGCAGAAAAGAGAGGGGGCAGAGGGAACAGGGTAGGAGTTCTCCGCGATACCTGTGGTAAACTTTCTGACATGCTGAATTGCGGGAGGGGGGAGGTTTCATGACGAAGATTATCGTTACCGGCGCTACGGGGCGAATGGGAAGCAGGATCATGGCACTCGCAAGGGATTATCACGATCTGAGCCTCGTTGGGGCTGTTGAGCGGGAAGGCCATGATCACATCGGGAAGGATGCGGGGCAGATCGCAGGCATCGGCGAAACGGGAATAACGCTGACAGACAGACTTGATGAGGTCATCGGGAAGGCCGACGTCATCATAGACTTCACCTCCCCCGGTGCGACCCTCAGGCATGTTGAGCTTGCGAAAGAGAAAAAGAGGGCGGTCGTCATCGGTACAACGGGTTTTTCGAAGGACGAGCTGAAGTCTCTAAGATCCATGAGCAGCGATATCCCCGTCCTTCTTGCTCCGAATATGAGCGTTGGCGTTAACCTCCTCTTCAAGGTCTTGGGCGACGTCGCAAGGACTCTCGGAGACGACTATGACGTCGAGATCATCGAGGCCCACCACCGGCTGAAGAAAGACGCGCCGAGCGGCACGGCGATGAAGATGGCTCAGGTGATCGCCGAGGCCCTAAGGAGAAACCTTGACGAAGTGGCCGTCTTTGAACGAAAAGGACTGATCGGGGAAAGGAAGAGGAAGGAGATCGGCATGCAGACGGTGAGGGCGGGTGACATCGTCGGTGAGCATACGGTGCTTTTCGGCGGTCTCGGGGAAAGGATAGAGATCACCCACAAGGCTTCCAGCAGGGACACCTTCGCTCGGGGTGCCCTGAGGGCTGCTCTCTGGCTCCACGGAAAGCCCGCGGGCTTCTATGACATGCAGGATGTGCTCGGTCTGAGGTGAGAAGACGGATGGCGAACATGCATCTCTTCTCATAATCTGAATCAGGGAACGAGGTCAACGGATGAGAAACAGGATACTTGTAGCTGACGCGAGTCAATCTTTCTTGGTGAATGTCGGGATTCTCCTGAGCAGGATGGGCTTTAAGGTCATCCCGGTCGAGAACGGGGTTGAGGTCTTAAAACTGATAAAACTGAGCGGACCGGATATCGTCATGCTCGATACGAACCTGGCGGTCATGGATGGTATCACCGTCTTGAAGCATATCAAGGGAGACAGACAGACCGCGAAGATTCCGGTGATCATGACGTCAGACCATTCAAGCAGCGGGACGCTCAAGAAGTGTAAGAGCCTCGGATGTTCGGCCTATCTCCTGAAGCCTCTGAGCGTAGCCGGGCTCCACGAGATCATTCAGAAGACCATGTTTTCGGATGTCGGCACGAACAGAAGGCACGTAAGGGCAGCATTCATCAGAAAGGTGGTCATCACATACAAGAGGCGTCAGTATGAACTCTATGCGGAGACGCTTTCTCAGGGCGGCATCTATGTGAGGAGAATGGATCCCTTTCCCGAAGGCGCGGAGGTCGACGTCGAGCTGCCCCTGAAAGGCGAGGGCTCACTCTCGCTAAAGGGTGTTGTTATCTATACGAAGGGACTTTTCGGCGATGTCTTCAAGGTCCCGCCCGGAATGGCGATTGAGTTCAAAGGGCTTACGAAACGTGAGTCGAAGACCTTGCGGGACTATGTGGAAAATCTCATCGCAGAGGATATCTTGGAGAATCAGGGTGCGTCTTCAATCACGAGGTGAAAGAAGGGAGAAAAGATCATGAAAGCCCTTACCAACGGGAATCTTATTCTTCGGCTGTCTCTGAG
The genomic region above belongs to Thermodesulfovibrionales bacterium and contains:
- a CDS encoding MBL fold metallo-hydrolase, which gives rise to MRIRFLGGVKTVTGTCFLAETQETRMLIDCGMVQGEDSAAVNREPFAFPPEKVDCLFLTHAHIDHSGLLPRLVKEGFRGKIITTPATADLVDLMLSDSAHIQEGDAEGQTKKALRAGRAPVQPLYTITDVKEMLPLLNRVPYGTKGDTGKGIRYRFLDAGHILGSGSLEIWFRDGFREKKIVFSGDIGRKGNPIIRDPSPPAGADYVVMESTYGDRLHKGMTETIDELVEAITTTFHRGGNVIIPAFAIGRTQDILYILSRLVREGRLSPPDVYLDSPLAEEATRTYLIHPELFDEEARRLFRDTGKTESLRLRFTHSVEESMALNKIKSHAVIIAGSGMCEGGRIRHHLKHNLWRPECGIVFVGFQASGTLGRSIVGGAKLVDIFGEEIAVKAKIYTLGGFSAHADQKELLEWASSFKDSPRIFIVHGEERTSLIFSEIVKDRLGFIASVPSKGEFFEL
- a CDS encoding radical SAM protein: MDRTGGERGFCRVLDKPLVSSWGPHFGEERPLVGRFGSGTIFFSRCNLGCLFCQNWTISHQGEGTELSIDKLAGIMMELQDMGCHNINFVTPTHQMPMMLEALTAAKGEGLKLPIVYNCGGYESLQALEILDGIVDIYMPDLKYADTLLSLKYSGAEGYPEAAKTAIKEMHRQVGDLILDERGIAVRGLLVRHLVLPENMAGTDEVVRFLSQDISPDTYLNIMDQYHPCYRAKENPPLDRRITGSEYRTAITLAVKAGIKRLDGVTV
- a CDS encoding response regulator, with protein sequence MEETRYCLCCGENVPFNSVERFEKRELTCVYCGFVLDVQKLWGSSGVGKGYTLIAEDAQYIRKIISEALEARRFSAQVMTFENGLELVSEYSKLFSQDASINVVIIDLNMPVMDGITTARTIRAMEAQHGKAPAPIVFFSSMKADDALRAQMDLLKPASYMNKGSDPDPERLVERVEQLVGYLVEKYKKGS
- the uvrA gene encoding excinuclease ABC subunit UvrA → MQDRIVIKGAREHNLKNIDVTIPREKVTVITGPSGSGKSSLAIDTVYAEGQRRYVESLSAYARQFLEQLQRPDVDSIEGLSPSIAINQKTVTKSPRSTLGTITEIYDYMRVLYARIGKPYCYSCGGEIATRDVQSIIDSVMAMPQGTRLQVLAPIVRERKGEYKKELAEMRREGFLRARIDGGMVDLTEDISLSRHKRHTVEVVVDRLIIKPGVGKKISVAIDSALRHADTVVINLADEQRDIHYSRIMACQKCGASFPEVNPRLFSFNSSYGACPHCNGLGYIGITDGEEEPDVGTVEEMRSCRSCEGLRLRKEALSVRIGAKNIGEFSRLTVEDALSFVNGLTLTERERFISSRVLKEVRDRLLFLIRVGLGYLTIDRLSLTLSGGEAQRIRLATQMGSSLTGVLYVLDEPSIGLHPRDCSRLLESLSAIRDAGNTVVVVEHDEETMRWADYIIDMGPGAGSRGGWVVAEGAPSEIESRETSLTGKYLKGELFISLPRSRRRGKDFIEIKGAEEFNLRGIDVALPLGTLTCVTGVSGSGKSTLIIEILYKALMKRLHGSSPRPGRHEALRGIEKIDSVIAVDQAPLGRTPRSNPATYTGIFTHIRALFAQVQESKVRGFTPSRFSFNLTGGRCEKCHGDGLLKVAMHFLPDAYLQCDLCKGKRYNRETLAVRFKGKDISEVLALTISDGLEFFSSVPVIRQKLELLEDVGLGYLQLGQPAPTLSGGEAQRLRLSKELAKRSTGSTLYILDEPTTGLHFSDIQRLLDVLNSLVDKGNTVVVIEHNLDVMKSADYIIDLGPEGGEKGGFLIACGTPEEVSRNPLSHTGRFLKERLSHHPFVSAA
- a CDS encoding FAD:protein FMN transferase, with the translated sequence MMRGCDFLHLKFMRGEGIARIFLIAVLCLLMTLLISCSRGRERVFRKSKILMDTIVTISVAAESEDKAEKAIESGFAEIDRLDRMLSFFSESSELSRINRNAGVAPVSVSPETLEVMQRALYTSAKTGGAFDVTIGPESSQWDFYKKKKPDDDVIRERLSLVDYRQIQINGIKSTIFLPKKGMLADLGGIAKGYAADRAVEEMKRRGIRAGLVAVAGDIRAFGRKPGGSGWKVGIRNPRAKGKDDEIMATMELDDMAISTSGDYERYFIVDGERYHHILDPKTGYPARGCRSVTVVARDGVNTDSFSTGVFVLGPEKGLGVLKEMGFDGVIVDSDGGIETTPGLRNRIEFQRHS
- a CDS encoding NusG domain II-containing protein, whose product is MNFRDTLNGTTLADRLLFMALLLASLLSLIFVKEVLPHASEVSIEVEGKVLYRYPLDGNRLVAVRSRYGHLVVEIRDKKVRVIDASCPNRLCEEEGWVSRGAIICIPNRISVLVGSPGKGDRTVDAITG
- a CDS encoding Gx transporter family protein translates to MQSQDRYRIALLSAYAVALHGFESLIPMPIPWLRVGLANIVTLTALTLFGFRAAMMVTVIRVVLASLLTGSFLGPGFVLSLGGGVFGTFAMGLTFALLPRMFGPVGLSLIGALFHNLAQLFLAYLLFIQKIEPVIFVGPILLLIGTLTGLINGLAADLLIKSLKNHGYTLQNTCV
- a CDS encoding DNA gyrase inhibitor YacG, giving the protein MKIICPACRRTTTWEENPWKPFCSERCKFIDLGKWASEEYRIPGEKAGENAEEKQKREGAEGTG
- the dapB gene encoding 4-hydroxy-tetrahydrodipicolinate reductase, encoding MTKIIVTGATGRMGSRIMALARDYHDLSLVGAVEREGHDHIGKDAGQIAGIGETGITLTDRLDEVIGKADVIIDFTSPGATLRHVELAKEKKRAVVIGTTGFSKDELKSLRSMSSDIPVLLAPNMSVGVNLLFKVLGDVARTLGDDYDVEIIEAHHRLKKDAPSGTAMKMAQVIAEALRRNLDEVAVFERKGLIGERKRKEIGMQTVRAGDIVGEHTVLFGGLGERIEITHKASSRDTFARGALRAALWLHGKPAGFYDMQDVLGLR
- a CDS encoding response regulator; the encoded protein is MRNRILVADASQSFLVNVGILLSRMGFKVIPVENGVEVLKLIKLSGPDIVMLDTNLAVMDGITVLKHIKGDRQTAKIPVIMTSDHSSSGTLKKCKSLGCSAYLLKPLSVAGLHEIIQKTMFSDVGTNRRHVRAAFIRKVVITYKRRQYELYAETLSQGGIYVRRMDPFPEGAEVDVELPLKGEGSLSLKGVVIYTKGLFGDVFKVPPGMAIEFKGLTKRESKTLRDYVENLIAEDILENQGASSITR